The following coding sequences are from one Oncorhynchus clarkii lewisi isolate Uvic-CL-2024 chromosome 20, UVic_Ocla_1.0, whole genome shotgun sequence window:
- the LOC139375596 gene encoding solute carrier family 35 member G1, which translates to MGDLKDSNSIDDRVLSAVPLRQGDIKVDFHKVGDDDDDEHTTERINLQSNSHDERGNEEARTRTVESSAKQRLCLPLCCRIGGGGDPISTDPGDTVAKENKHCPGLGLFYGLLATVFFSIIALLVKTIDGVHAVEISAIRCFFQMLFVMPMLIYYKTGFLGPRDKRIYLVMRGFLGSNAMILLFYAVQQMPLADATVIMFSNPVFTALLAWIFLKEKCTIWDCVFTVFTLAGVIMIARPPFIFGARREGIEGDYTNHLKGTIAAFGGALGAACTLVILRKMGKSVHYYLSVWYYAVIGFIECVITLFILGEWTIPFCGRDRWVLMLIAILGIAGQTFLTKALQIEKAGPVALMRTVDVVLAFIFQFFFFNRKPTMWSLGGACCVVVSTCGVALRKWYSNTHPRKSREPRIRQIFDSRNK; encoded by the exons ATGGGGGATTTGAAGGACAGTAATAGTATAGACGACAGAGTTCTATCGGCCGTTCCCCTTAGACAGGGGGACATTAAAGTTGATTTTCACAAAGTTGGCGATGACGACGACGATGAACACACTACTGAGAGGATTAATTTACAAAGTAACAGTCATGATGAGCGGGGTAATGAAGAGGCAAGGACTAGAACAGTGGAAAGCAGTGCGAAGCAAAGATTATGTCTTCCCTTGTGTTGTAGAATTGGCGGCGGCGGGGATCCCATCTCAACGGACCCAGGAGACACAGTTGCCAAAG aGAATAAACATTGTCCAGGACTGGGCCTGTTTTATGGCCTGCTGGCAACAGTATTCTTCTCCATTATAGCTCTTCTGGTGAAGACAATAGATGGAGTCCATGCTGTAGAAATCAGTGCCATTCGCTGCTTCTTCCAGATGCTGTTTGTGATGCCTATGCTTATCTATTACAA GACTGGCTTCCTTGGACCAAGAGACAAGCGGATCTATTTGGTGATGAGAGGGTTCTTGGGTTCCAACGCCATGATCCTATTGTTCTATGCAGTTCAGCAGATGCCCCTGGCTGATGCAACAGTCATCATGTTCAGCAACCCAGTGTTCACCGCCTTGTTAGCCTGGATCTTCCTCAAAGAGAAATGCACAATCTGGGACTGTGTCTTCACTGTCTTCACACTGGCTGGTGTCATAATGATAGCCAGGCCTCCCTTCATATTTGGTGCTCgtagagagggaatagagggagaCTACACCAATCATCTCAAGGGGACTATTGCAGCCTTCGGTGGAGCGTTAGGAGCAGCCTGCACTTTAGTTATACTCAGGAAAATGGGCAAAAGCGTCCACTACTATCTGTCTGTGTGGTACTATGCGGTCATTGGTTTCATTGAGTGTGTCATCACTTTGTTTATACTTGGTGAATGGACCATTCCATTCTGTGGGAGAGACAGGTGGGTCCTTATGCTGATAGCAATCCTGGGTATTGCTGGCCAAACGTTCCTCACCAAAGCACTTCAGATTGAGAAGGCCGGCCCTGTGGCCTTGATGAGGACCGTTGACGTGGTCCTGGCCTTTATTTTCCAGTTCTTTTTTTTCAACCGTAAGCCCACCATGTGGAGTCTCGGTGGGGCATGTTGTGTGGTCGTCAGTACCTGTGGTGTGGCTCTAAGGAAGTggtacagtaacacacacccAAGAAAGAGCCGCGAACCACGCATAAGACAAATATTTGATTCCAGGAATAAATGA